A portion of the Krasilnikovia cinnamomea genome contains these proteins:
- a CDS encoding RICIN domain-containing protein, whose amino-acid sequence MIRKFPRAVVSVVVAAIVSAGILTASEPAGAHHGRDIDSLWLQTMGRPRHCLDAPPGTMGRDGGAVKLHYCHDAGAVDQANQRWYMEWDAAATGYRIKLEPTGKCLEATKADGRLQLWACNGADHQLWKLIPLTDEPSRIGGSHVPAEFRHPYWVWNKYHTDKANETRFLAATSKSTVGLQGFRSGDKDHHWDSYELQCMYAYKKHYDGLRNACR is encoded by the coding sequence ATGATCAGGAAGTTCCCACGCGCCGTCGTGTCGGTGGTTGTCGCCGCGATCGTTTCAGCGGGAATCCTCACAGCCAGCGAGCCAGCGGGCGCACACCACGGCCGCGACATTGACAGCCTGTGGCTCCAGACGATGGGCCGCCCTCGCCACTGCCTCGACGCACCGCCTGGCACCATGGGTCGTGACGGCGGCGCGGTCAAGCTCCACTACTGTCACGATGCAGGTGCCGTCGATCAGGCCAACCAGCGCTGGTACATGGAGTGGGACGCCGCCGCCACCGGCTACCGAATCAAGCTTGAACCAACCGGCAAATGCCTCGAGGCGACCAAGGCCGACGGCCGTCTCCAACTCTGGGCGTGCAACGGCGCGGACCATCAACTCTGGAAACTGATACCGCTGACCGACGAACCCTCGCGCATTGGTGGCTCGCACGTCCCCGCGGAGTTCAGGCACCCGTACTGGGTGTGGAACAAATACCACACAGACAAGGCGAACGAAACCAGGTTCCTCGCCGCCACATCAAAGAGCACTGTGGGGCTCCAGGGCTTCCGATCGGGCGACAAGGACCATCACTGGGACAGCTACGAGCTGCAGTGCATGTACGCATACAAGAAGCATTACGACGGCCTTCGCAACGCCTGCCGCTAA
- a CDS encoding TetR/AcrR family transcriptional regulator: MTTVRHQRAAEPTAPVNGDTGQFRRRLLDGLVTSITEDGYRNTTVADIVRRARTSRRTFYQHFSDKEACFVALLTDANAEMIRQISAAVDEKAPWTSQVRQAVEAWIASAESRPAITLSWIRDVPSLGTAARRLQRDTMEAFITMIQALCDTAEWRTVRVSPVPRQLAIMLLGGLRELTASTVEDGGRISDNTELAVHACTALLGPTPRVPGR; encoded by the coding sequence GTGACGACCGTGCGACACCAACGCGCTGCCGAGCCGACCGCACCCGTGAACGGCGACACCGGCCAGTTCCGCCGGCGGCTGCTCGACGGCCTGGTCACATCGATCACGGAGGACGGCTACCGGAATACCACGGTCGCTGACATCGTGCGCCGCGCGCGTACCTCTCGGCGGACCTTCTACCAGCACTTCTCCGACAAGGAAGCCTGCTTCGTCGCGCTCCTCACCGATGCCAACGCCGAGATGATCCGCCAGATCTCGGCCGCCGTCGACGAGAAGGCACCGTGGACCAGCCAGGTACGCCAGGCCGTCGAGGCATGGATCGCCTCCGCGGAATCCCGGCCCGCGATCACCCTCAGCTGGATCCGCGACGTGCCGTCCCTCGGTACTGCGGCCCGCCGACTTCAACGGGACACGATGGAAGCCTTCATCACCATGATCCAGGCCCTCTGCGACACCGCCGAGTGGCGCACGGTCCGGGTCAGCCCGGTGCCGCGACAACTCGCGATCATGCTGCTCGGCGGACTCCGCGAGCTGACCGCCTCCACCGTCGAGGACGGCGGACGCATCAGCGACAACACCGAACTCGCCGTCCATGCTTGCACCGCCCTGCTCGGCCCCACACCCCGAGTCCCGGGTCGCTGA
- a CDS encoding pyridoxamine 5'-phosphate oxidase family protein, which yields MEQHEITEILNRPLSQELLARDLTRLAYVAKDGTPRNIPIAFTWNGSEIVLCTTKNAPKLPSLRHKPEVALTIDTEVHPPKILLIRGRAELDVVDGIPEEYLEMNGSYPMTPEQRVEWEAEVRSLYDGMVRILITPTWAKLIDFEKPPSPPRSRS from the coding sequence ATGGAACAGCACGAGATCACCGAGATCCTGAACCGCCCGCTCAGCCAGGAGCTGCTGGCTCGCGACCTGACCCGCTTGGCCTACGTCGCGAAGGACGGGACACCGCGCAACATCCCGATCGCGTTCACCTGGAACGGCTCGGAGATCGTCCTATGCACCACCAAGAACGCCCCGAAACTCCCCTCTCTGCGCCACAAACCCGAGGTCGCGCTGACAATCGACACCGAGGTACATCCGCCCAAGATCCTGCTCATCCGCGGGCGTGCCGAGCTGGATGTCGTCGACGGCATCCCCGAGGAGTACCTGGAGATGAACGGCAGCTACCCGATGACGCCCGAGCAACGGGTCGAGTGGGAGGCAGAGGTTCGCTCGCTCTACGACGGCATGGTCCGCATCCTCATCACCCCGACCTGGGCGAAGTTGATCGACTTCGAAAAACCACCCTCCCCACCGCGGTCGAGGAGCTGA
- a CDS encoding SDR family NAD(P)-dependent oxidoreductase — protein MPRRSRRIAGRPVMITGAASGIGRSLARRLSGLGSPVAIADVDEAGLNATAAMLSGPVFSRVLDVRDAADQLRFADEMREWLPAPLAAVFNNAGVAVTSTVAGAVPEDDDWLFQTNFWGVVHGTRAFLPVLIEQDDGVIVNTSSVFGLLGMPYQSAYCAAKFAIRGFTDALRQELRGTGVRAVTVHPGGITTNIARNARFRTDPEGLGRTKEQMAAQFEAVTMTSPDKAAAIIHRGVEHGKARILVGPDAYLFDALARIAPTHYYAVISRLQAGLRARQRESV, from the coding sequence ATGCCCCGACGATCTCGTCGGATCGCCGGCCGCCCCGTGATGATCACCGGCGCGGCCTCCGGCATCGGTCGCAGCCTGGCCCGGCGGCTGTCGGGGCTGGGCTCCCCCGTGGCCATCGCCGATGTGGACGAGGCCGGGTTGAACGCGACCGCTGCGATGCTGTCTGGTCCGGTGTTCAGCCGGGTCTTGGACGTCCGGGACGCGGCCGATCAGCTGCGGTTCGCCGACGAGATGCGCGAGTGGCTCCCGGCGCCGCTGGCGGCGGTGTTCAACAACGCAGGCGTCGCCGTCACATCGACCGTCGCGGGCGCCGTTCCGGAGGACGACGATTGGCTGTTCCAGACCAATTTCTGGGGCGTCGTCCACGGGACCCGGGCGTTCCTGCCGGTCCTCATCGAGCAGGACGACGGCGTCATCGTGAACACCTCGAGCGTGTTCGGGCTCCTCGGCATGCCTTATCAGAGCGCCTACTGCGCCGCCAAGTTCGCCATCCGCGGGTTCACCGACGCCCTGCGCCAGGAACTGCGCGGCACCGGCGTACGGGCCGTGACGGTGCACCCGGGCGGCATCACCACGAACATCGCCCGCAACGCGCGCTTCCGCACCGACCCCGAGGGCCTCGGGCGGACGAAGGAACAGATGGCAGCGCAGTTCGAGGCCGTCACCATGACGTCGCCGGACAAGGCCGCAGCGATCATCCACCGCGGTGTAGAGCACGGCAAGGCCCGGATTCTGGTCGGGCCGGACGCCTACCTGTTCGACGCACTCGCCCGGATCGCGCCGACCCACTACTACGCCGTGATCTCGCGCCTGCAGGCCGGGCTGCGTGCCCGCCAGAGGGAGTCCGTGTGA
- a CDS encoding flavin-containing monooxygenase: MTTTTEHLDVLIIGAGLSGIGAAHHLQSAFPSRNYAILEARDAIGGTWDLFRYPGVRSDSDMHTLGYRFRPWTQAKAIADGPAILRYIRDTAAEAGLDRRVRFGHRVMRAEWSTPDARWTVEAVHDGKTVRLTTNFLYVCSGYYRYDAGYTPDLPGIERFGGTVVHPQRWPENLDYTDKKAVVIGSGATAVTLVPAMADRAEHVTMLQRSPTYILSLPAEDPIANRLRRVLGARRAYPIVRWKNIAMGTLIYQVSRRRPHLMRSLLRKAAIRQLPPGYHVDTHFNPSYQPWDQRLCFAPDGDLFAAISQGRASVVTDRIAEFTEAGLRLESGAELDADVVVTATGLELLALGGLRLAVDGHAVELPETMAYRGMMLSGVPNFAFTVGYTNASWTLKADLVSEYVIRLLRYLDAHGYDQCVPANDDPTVTQRPLLDFQAGYVLRSIDEFPKAGSRAPWHLGMSYAHDLLRLRHGRIEDGAMRFSRRPVSHEAASQTA; encoded by the coding sequence GTGACAACGACGACCGAGCATCTCGATGTGCTGATCATCGGCGCCGGACTGTCCGGCATCGGTGCGGCACACCACCTCCAATCGGCCTTCCCCAGCCGGAACTACGCGATCCTCGAGGCCCGCGACGCGATCGGCGGGACGTGGGACCTGTTCCGATACCCCGGCGTGCGGTCCGACTCCGACATGCACACCCTCGGCTACCGGTTCCGGCCGTGGACACAGGCCAAGGCCATCGCCGACGGGCCGGCCATCCTGCGCTACATCCGCGACACCGCCGCCGAGGCGGGCCTCGACCGGCGGGTCCGTTTCGGGCATCGGGTGATGCGCGCGGAATGGTCCACCCCGGACGCGCGCTGGACGGTCGAGGCGGTCCATGACGGCAAGACTGTCCGCCTGACCACCAACTTCCTGTACGTCTGCAGCGGCTACTACCGCTACGACGCCGGCTATACGCCGGATCTGCCCGGTATCGAGCGGTTCGGCGGCACCGTCGTCCACCCGCAGCGCTGGCCGGAGAACCTCGACTACACCGACAAGAAGGCCGTCGTGATCGGCAGCGGGGCGACGGCCGTGACGCTCGTGCCGGCCATGGCCGACCGGGCCGAACACGTGACGATGCTGCAGCGCTCGCCCACCTACATCCTGTCGCTGCCCGCCGAGGACCCGATCGCGAACCGGCTGCGGCGCGTGCTCGGGGCACGCCGTGCGTATCCGATCGTACGGTGGAAGAACATCGCGATGGGCACGCTGATCTACCAGGTCAGCCGGCGCCGTCCACACCTCATGAGGTCGTTGCTGCGCAAGGCGGCGATCCGTCAACTGCCGCCCGGCTACCACGTCGACACCCATTTCAATCCCAGCTACCAACCGTGGGACCAGCGGCTGTGCTTCGCCCCCGACGGCGATCTGTTCGCCGCGATCAGCCAGGGACGGGCGTCCGTGGTGACCGACCGCATCGCAGAGTTCACCGAGGCGGGACTGCGCCTGGAGTCCGGCGCCGAACTCGACGCGGACGTCGTCGTCACCGCCACCGGGCTGGAGCTGCTGGCACTCGGCGGCCTCCGACTCGCCGTCGACGGCCACGCGGTCGAACTTCCGGAGACCATGGCCTATCGGGGCATGATGCTCAGCGGCGTACCGAACTTCGCCTTCACGGTCGGTTACACGAACGCGTCCTGGACCCTGAAGGCCGACCTCGTCAGCGAGTACGTCATCCGGCTGCTGCGGTACCTCGACGCGCACGGCTACGACCAGTGCGTGCCGGCCAACGACGACCCGACCGTCACCCAGCGGCCACTGCTCGACTTCCAGGCCGGCTACGTGCTGCGCTCCATCGACGAGTTCCCCAAGGCCGGCTCGCGGGCCCCCTGGCATCTTGGCATGAGCTACGCGCACGACCTGCTGAGGCTTCGGCACGGCCGGATCGAGGACGGCGCCATGCGATTCTCCCGCCGACCCGTGAGCCACGAGGCCGCCAGCCAGACGGCGTAA
- a CDS encoding IS5 family transposase (programmed frameshift): protein MRKRDPQPWLVDDDLWTRVEPLIPKQRPRSGPGRRPVDDRKVLCGILFVLYTGIRWEWLPRELGFGCGMTCWRRLRDWNNAGVWQRLHEVLLAELRAAGKLDLSRAVVDASHIRALKGGPKTGRSPVDRGRPGSKHHLITDAGGVPLAVLLTGGNRNDVTQLIALLEAVPPIRGKRGRPRQRAPKVYADRGYDHDKYRAQVRELGVTPVIARRGTAHGSGLGKFRWVVEQTFALLHWFRRLRIRWEIRDDIHEALLKLGCALICWRRLRTTKS from the exons ATGAGGAAGCGCGACCCGCAACCGTGGCTGGTCGACGACGACCTCTGGACTCGGGTCGAGCCGCTGATTCCGAAGCAGCGGCCGCGGTCGGGTCCTGGTCGTCGACCGGTCGATGACCGCAAGGTGTTGTGCGGCATCCTGTTCGTCCTCTACACCGGCATCCGTTGGGAATGGCTACCCCGCGAGCTCGGCTTCGGCTGCGGCATGACCTGCTGGCGACGGCTGCGTGACTGGAACAACGCCGGCGTCTGGCAACGGCTGCACGAGGTCCTGCTGGCCGAGCTGCGTGCCGCGGGCAAGCTCGACCTGTCGAGGGCCGTGGTCGACGCCAGCCATATCCGAGCGCTCAAGGGCGGCC CCAAAACCGGCCGGAGTCCGGTAGACCGCGGCCGGCCGGGCTCCAAACACCACCTCATCACCGACGCCGGCGGTGTTCCCCTCGCGGTGCTGCTCACCGGCGGCAACCGCAACGACGTCACCCAGCTCATCGCACTACTTGAAGCCGTTCCGCCGATCCGCGGCAAACGCGGACGGCCCCGCCAGCGGGCCCCGAAGGTCTACGCCGACCGGGGCTACGACCATGACAAGTACCGTGCCCAGGTCCGCGAGCTCGGCGTCACTCCGGTCATCGCCCGCCGTGGCACCGCGCATGGTTCCGGGCTGGGAAAGTTCCGGTGGGTCGTCGAGCAGACCTTCGCGCTGCTGCACTGGTTCCGTCGTCTACGCATCCGCTGGGAGATCCGCGACGACATCCACGAAGCCCTACTCAAACTCGGCTGCGCCCTCATCTGCTGGCGCCGCCTCCGAACCACAAAGAGTTAG
- a CDS encoding cytochrome P450 — protein MTTVTLPPGPSKPRAVQGVYALAVAHRGMRRMRDRYGDSFTVNVPTYGRAVIISDPAEVRQVFMTSPNFADKPDRNLGRVLGPGSLFALVGEEHRRQRRLLVPPFHGRRLAVYEKIVEEETVRELASWPQGPAFATLPSMTRITLNIILRAVFGSAGAEFADLRELLPRMIKLGSRLAVLPVPKVDLGRWSPWGRFWAMRREYDAIVGRLVAKGRRDVNLDARDDILALMLQSRYDDGSEMSGSEIADQLLTLLAAGHETTATTLAWAVERLRRHPAVLSELLDEVDAGGDALREAAIFEVQRTRPVIDFVGRQVQADHFQVGRWTVPKGYAVLVSITLMHDNESMFPNAQRFDPHRFLGTRPDLYQWIPYGGGSRRCLGAAFANLEMNVVLRTMLRDLALVPTDEPGERWHSRGVANAPAQGGRAVVRRRSIAPLPSTTAGDTGARS, from the coding sequence ATGACGACCGTCACGCTTCCGCCGGGTCCCTCGAAACCTCGTGCCGTGCAGGGCGTGTACGCGCTGGCCGTTGCGCACCGCGGGATGCGCCGGATGCGAGACCGCTACGGGGACTCTTTCACCGTCAACGTGCCGACGTACGGCCGGGCCGTGATCATCAGCGATCCCGCCGAGGTCAGGCAGGTGTTCATGACCAGCCCGAACTTCGCGGACAAGCCCGACCGGAATCTCGGTCGGGTGCTCGGTCCCGGCTCGTTGTTCGCGCTCGTCGGCGAGGAGCACCGCAGGCAGCGCAGGCTGCTCGTCCCGCCGTTCCACGGCCGCCGGCTGGCGGTCTACGAGAAGATCGTGGAAGAGGAGACGGTGCGGGAGCTGGCGTCGTGGCCGCAGGGCCCGGCCTTCGCGACACTGCCTTCGATGACGCGGATCACCCTCAACATCATCCTGCGCGCGGTGTTCGGCTCCGCGGGTGCCGAGTTCGCCGACCTGCGCGAGCTGCTGCCGCGGATGATCAAGCTCGGGTCACGGTTGGCCGTACTGCCCGTTCCCAAGGTCGACCTCGGACGGTGGAGCCCGTGGGGGCGGTTCTGGGCGATGCGCCGCGAGTACGACGCGATCGTGGGACGGTTGGTCGCCAAGGGGCGGCGGGACGTGAACCTCGACGCCCGCGACGACATCCTCGCGCTGATGCTGCAGAGTCGCTACGACGACGGCTCGGAGATGAGCGGCAGCGAGATCGCCGATCAGCTGCTCACGCTGCTCGCGGCCGGGCACGAGACGACCGCGACGACGCTCGCCTGGGCGGTCGAGCGGCTGCGCCGTCACCCGGCGGTCCTGAGCGAGCTCCTCGACGAGGTGGACGCGGGTGGCGACGCGCTGCGCGAGGCGGCGATCTTCGAGGTGCAGCGCACCCGTCCGGTGATCGACTTTGTCGGACGGCAGGTGCAGGCCGACCACTTCCAGGTGGGCCGGTGGACCGTGCCGAAGGGGTACGCGGTGCTGGTCAGCATCACGCTGATGCACGACAACGAGTCGATGTTCCCGAACGCCCAGAGGTTCGATCCACACCGCTTCCTCGGCACCCGACCTGACCTGTACCAGTGGATTCCGTACGGCGGCGGCAGCCGGCGGTGCCTCGGTGCCGCGTTTGCGAACTTGGAGATGAACGTCGTCCTGCGTACGATGCTGCGCGACCTCGCCCTGGTGCCCACCGACGAACCCGGCGAGCGTTGGCACTCGCGCGGCGTGGCCAACGCCCCGGCCCAGGGCGGCCGCGCGGTCGTTCGCCGCCGCAGCATCGCACCGCTGCCGTCCACCACGGCCGGCGACACCGGAGCGCGGTCGTGA
- a CDS encoding MFS transporter, translating to MRPFYARELTQYPTGARRMRYLLMAVMASLIVNFEGQISPVVPLLLDDLGMSLKTYGVIVAVAVVVGGISAAIGGGLADRHGRVLLLMPALVLAALCTYATVLVQTPTQFLVVRCLLLFVEGAAVTTTAGLVRDFSPRLGRATAFGFWTWGPIGANFLAAGIAGVTLPIFGTWQSQVVIMGTVALVFCIVITFFIADLSPHLRARVITSESDMVAADGDGAVDLRAARGLMAHRVFWAHLAGITLWLVWYWTMQIFGPTLLVQTFGLTASRAASVMAVTWAITLLTLIVAGRLSDRLQARKPIILVGAIGGIVGMVLFVTLADSGRASVAQLIGVNALLGVAIAATYAPWMALFSEDVEDLRPDLQATAWGAFGLSVRLMIVVVLVGSPVVAAGGAGWSGWLLIATLCNVLFLPALYLFGGGWRRVSPTAPEPAGRAARGGGTGR from the coding sequence GTGCGACCGTTCTACGCACGCGAGCTGACGCAGTACCCCACCGGTGCCCGGCGGATGCGCTATCTGTTGATGGCCGTCATGGCCAGCCTCATCGTCAACTTCGAGGGCCAGATCTCGCCCGTCGTGCCGCTGCTGCTCGACGACCTGGGCATGTCGCTGAAGACCTACGGCGTGATCGTCGCGGTGGCCGTGGTCGTCGGCGGCATCTCGGCCGCGATTGGTGGCGGGCTCGCCGACCGGCACGGCCGCGTCCTGCTCCTGATGCCCGCGCTGGTGCTCGCGGCCTTGTGCACCTACGCCACCGTACTGGTGCAGACGCCGACGCAGTTTCTGGTGGTCCGTTGCCTGTTGCTGTTCGTCGAAGGCGCGGCGGTCACGACGACCGCCGGCCTGGTCCGGGACTTCTCGCCGCGGCTGGGACGCGCCACCGCGTTCGGATTCTGGACCTGGGGACCGATCGGCGCGAACTTCCTGGCCGCCGGCATCGCCGGAGTGACACTGCCCATCTTCGGGACCTGGCAGTCGCAGGTCGTCATCATGGGCACTGTCGCACTGGTGTTCTGCATCGTGATCACCTTCTTCATCGCGGACCTGTCGCCGCACCTGCGGGCGCGTGTCATCACCTCGGAGTCGGACATGGTGGCGGCGGACGGCGACGGTGCGGTCGACCTGCGCGCCGCCCGGGGGCTCATGGCGCACCGGGTCTTCTGGGCACACCTCGCGGGCATCACCCTGTGGTTGGTCTGGTACTGGACAATGCAGATCTTCGGGCCGACGCTGCTCGTGCAGACGTTCGGACTCACGGCCAGCCGCGCCGCGTCCGTCATGGCCGTCACCTGGGCAATCACCCTCCTGACACTGATCGTCGCCGGGCGGCTCTCCGATCGCCTGCAAGCGCGTAAGCCCATCATCCTGGTTGGCGCCATCGGCGGGATCGTCGGCATGGTCCTCTTCGTCACGCTGGCCGACAGCGGCCGGGCAAGCGTCGCTCAGTTGATCGGGGTCAACGCACTGCTCGGCGTCGCGATCGCGGCTACGTATGCACCCTGGATGGCGCTCTTCTCCGAGGACGTCGAGGATCTGCGGCCGGACCTGCAGGCCACGGCCTGGGGCGCGTTCGGCCTCTCGGTCCGGCTCATGATCGTGGTGGTGCTGGTCGGATCGCCGGTCGTCGCGGCCGGTGGCGCGGGATGGAGCGGGTGGCTGCTCATCGCGACGCTCTGCAACGTACTCTTCCTCCCCGCTCTGTACCTGTTCGGCGGTGGCTGGCGGCGGGTTTCACCGACCGCCCCGGAGCCGGCAGGGCGGGCCGCTCGCGGCGGTGGCACCGGCCGGTAG
- a CDS encoding IS3 family transposase (programmed frameshift), whose product MVVAQDGVMSRKKGPRSGGSRARRSFTPGQKLDLLTRYEQAVEAGEGGAFLRREGLYSSLISEWRRARDAGLLQGKPAGETVGRPSAEQAEIARLRRELAQAQAKLARTETALTIMGKAPRALGGHLQERAGRSGRVRARQALMDTYHELTSVKIPTREAKRLTGIARSSADRDRRRPTPSRPSRRAPANALTPAEREQVLRLLTSAEFVDAAPAQISAALLDQGVYLGSIATMYRILREHEQVRERRRQARHPARTRPELVADAPGQVYSWDITKLAGPVKGVYFDAYVMIDIYSRYIVGARVHARESGPLAENMMREVFDVHGVPHVVHADRGTSMTSKSVADLLEDLQVTRSHSRPKTSNDNPYSEAWFKTLKYAPVFPDRFATLADARAFMAEFVAWYNHAHRHSGIGLHTPADVHHGRHHQVRAGREDTLAAARTAHPERFGTSPPLPKILDLPDQVWINQPDQETQPELQTA is encoded by the exons ATGGTCGTGGCCCAGGATGGGGTCATGAGTCGCAAGAAGGGGCCGCGTTCGGGCGGTTCGCGGGCCCGCCGGTCGTTCACGCCGGGGCAGAAGCTGGACCTGTTGACCCGCTATGAGCAGGCCGTGGAGGCCGGTGAGGGCGGGGCGTTCCTGCGGCGCGAGGGCTTGTACTCGTCGTTGATCTCGGAGTGGCGCCGGGCCCGTGACGCCGGGCTGTTGCAGGGTAAACCTGCCGGTGAGACGGTCGGGCGGCCGTCGGCGGAGCAGGCCGAGATCGCCCGGCTGCGCCGTGAGCTGGCGCAGGCGCAGGCGAAGCTGGCACGCACGGAGACGGCGTTGACGATCATGGGAAAAGCGC CGCGAGCTCTTGGAGGACATCTCCAGGAGCGAGCCGGACGGTCCGGACGTGTTCGGGCTCGGCAAGCGCTGATGGACACCTATCACGAGCTGACCAGCGTGAAGATCCCGACGCGGGAGGCGAAGCGGCTGACCGGGATCGCCCGGTCCAGCGCGGACCGGGACCGGCGTCGCCCGACACCGTCACGGCCGTCCCGGCGGGCACCGGCGAACGCGCTCACCCCGGCCGAGCGTGAGCAGGTCCTGCGGTTGTTGACCAGTGCCGAGTTCGTCGACGCCGCCCCGGCGCAGATCTCCGCGGCGCTGCTGGACCAGGGCGTGTACCTGGGCTCGATCGCGACGATGTACCGGATTCTGCGTGAGCATGAACAGGTCCGTGAGCGTCGCCGGCAGGCCCGGCATCCGGCCCGGACGCGTCCCGAGCTGGTCGCCGACGCACCGGGGCAGGTCTACAGCTGGGACATCACGAAACTCGCTGGCCCGGTCAAAGGCGTCTACTTCGACGCCTACGTGATGATCGACATCTACTCCCGGTACATCGTCGGCGCACGGGTGCACGCCCGCGAATCGGGTCCGCTCGCCGAGAACATGATGCGGGAGGTGTTCGACGTCCACGGCGTCCCGCACGTGGTCCACGCCGACCGGGGCACCTCGATGACCTCGAAGTCGGTGGCTGACCTGCTCGAAGACCTTCAGGTGACCCGTTCGCACTCGCGGCCGAAGACCTCCAACGACAATCCGTATTCCGAGGCCTGGTTCAAGACGCTCAAGTACGCGCCGGTCTTCCCGGACCGGTTCGCGACGCTGGCCGATGCCCGGGCGTTCATGGCCGAGTTCGTGGCCTGGTACAACCACGCTCACCGGCACTCCGGAATCGGCCTGCACACCCCCGCCGACGTCCACCACGGCCGCCACCACCAGGTCCGCGCCGGCCGCGAGGACACCCTCGCCGCGGCCCGTACCGCCCACCCAGAACGGTTCGGCACCAGCCCACCACTGCCCAAGATCCTCGACCTGCCCGACCAAGTCTGGATCAACCAGCCCGACCAGGAAACCCAGCCCGAACTCCAAACCGCTTAA